The Vigna angularis cultivar LongXiaoDou No.4 chromosome 9, ASM1680809v1, whole genome shotgun sequence DNA window tagataatgaaccTAACTTtagaaatttctatttatattataagattattttataataaaatactcagtctcattattttaatacacctatctacTCTAATATTAGGTCCTTACAATTAcactttaatatttattcaagaaaaaaaatttacgaatttaacaaatatacatattcaagatattcatagtttatatcctattatataataatgttaTATAATATCTTAAAAGATAATACTTCATTGTCTCCAAATAATATAATCtatctaatatatttatttattattatatatttcaactattatctttctctcattttataaatgttaaatatcttgaagatatcatatttggattttatacTTGAACTATTTTGAATAGtccaataataacaataatctAAATTTAAGCTGCATATGTACaacacacaaattaaaaaataatatatatattgaaatatttttatttaaataaattcatcttatcaataatttaattaattttattagaacATTAACACTTTAATAGAAAacacaatttaatttataaatttttcaaaaaaacctaaattacaataattttcatttacaaAAACTTTATGTcacatataaattattaaaattgtttaatttagaaatattttaaaaggctataatttcaatattccgcatttatttttcatttacaataGTCTGATATGGTTTATAAAAGTGTAATCACtgaataaaaagtataataataataataataataataataataatattaatattattaataataataataatattaatattaatattaatattaataataataataataataattttttgattgTAGCGTTATTCACATAGACACGCAGACATACACTCTTCCACTATGTCTGTtgttctatttattattttcctctCCAAATTCCAGCCTCTTTCTCTCAGTCCCTAACACCATCACATGCACCCGCGATCCCTACGATCCCTTCCCATGGTCTCGACCCTGCACCCACGTCGCGCCTTCTAGAACCTTCCCTTCAGATCTCAATTGCCCCTTCCTTTCATGCAAATGGCTTCCACTCCCCGCACCGTCGAAGAGATCTTCAAGGATTACACCGCCCGAAGAACCGCCATCGTTCGCGCTCTCTCTCAAGGtccttcctctctctctctctaactcCCCTTTTTCCCCTTCCAATTTCAGTCATCGCCCTAACACTTTAGGgctttttcttctctcagaTGTCGATGAATTCTACGGACTCTGTGATCCAGGTACAGCGAACCCGCGGATCTGAATTCTGTTTGCTTTACGTTCCAAGACTGTTTTCTTTTACTGATTTTCcaattgtgttttttttgtttctgtgtAAATTGAGCAAGttgactttttttcttttatcagaaTTTGAGcgaaaaaacatataataaaagaaagtcaAAGTTTGACATGTCCCATCCGACATGTTTTATAACAAacgaataaataaatatatatgtattatttgtttataatatatgtaaattagTTAACAAACTAATTATCAGTTAGTGGTTTTGGATTCTTAGTTTGTGTATGTGTGACACTTAAGCAGTTTATGTGTTGTTACTAATCtggtaaattttgaaaaggttAAGGTTGACTTGGGTCGGGTCTGTTCTTCTGTGACATGTTGggttttggattttgatttGGGCGTAAGGTTTGAGTTTGATATGCGCTTAACTAACTGGTTGAGTTAGATGTGGTAGTTGTTATGGTTTTCTGTGATGATTACTGTGAATTTGTGTTGTTTCATTGAGTTCGAGGTTTTACTGGTTTGCTTGTTTTAAGATAAGGAGAACCTGTGCCTCTATGGACATCCGAATGAGACTTGGGAGGTGACTTTGCCTGCGGAGGAAGTTCCGCCGGAGCTACCGGAGCCTGCTCTTGGAATCAATTTTGCAAGGGATGGCATGAACCGCAGGGACTGGCTTTCTCTGGTTGCCGTGCACAGTGATTCGTGGCTGCTTTCTGTGGCTTTTTATCTTGGAGCTCGTCTTAACCGCAATGAAAGGTACAGTCTATCTTTGGTTTGGGTGTGAGCATGTGGTGAGGATTTAAGTTGGTTTTTGCTCGGTGTGTGCAATGCTGATGCTTAATTGCTGTGTGTAATGTTGAATACTGGGGTCTTGTTATTGTAATGGGTTCTGAAATGCCTCAGGATCGTGATGGGTGAATGTTGTTGAAGAAATAATGGTTTTTAAATTAACTGGAAATGAATGTTGTGATTCTGGATTATTTTATGCAAGCAGTCCTTTTATTAGAGGTCTCTTAAGGCAATCTTATCTTCTAGTTTTCCTTCTCATCCAAAAGAGTAACAATTCAGCAAACTAATCATGAATTTGAGGTTGGTGGGATGGATTACCATCGTGCGTCTGTgaattcttattatttaatttaagtcCTCATCTTTTGGCAATCATGTTTATCTTTCCCACTTACAATTATGAGCTCCAAAGGGGATTATATTTTAAGCTGTAATAATATGCTTTATATTTGAACTCAACAATTATGTCAAAGCAATTCATAAGTGCCTTTATCTTTCTGCAATCGTGTTTATCTTTCCCTCCTATATTCAATTTAGAGCTGCAAAGGGCATTATATGTCCCAAAGATACTtaaggaaaatataataaactgattttaatttattatttgaacgGGGGAATATGTATATGCTGTTGCTTTGGTTCTTGGAAGTTTTTCCTTAGTAGAATTCATGTTCTCAGTTTCCACGACATCTGCTCTGTATCGAGCCTATAACCCCTACTTTCTATTGATGGTTCCATAAATTCCTTATGGCAGGAAACGTTTGTTTGGCTTGATAAATGATCTTCCTACTGTTTTTGAAGTTGTGACTGAGAGGAAGCCGGTAAAGGACAAGCCCACAGCAGACAGTGGAAGCAAATCTAGGAGCAGCACCAAGGTTAGTGTTGTTGTAAGTGtatgcattttatttatttatttattttgtggtCGGATCATCTGAATTTAGTTGATTAGCACTCTGTCATGGTTAGGTTATACTCACGCATTATAAAAGTTTGTAAGGAAAGTAAATCAATCAATGTCATTATATCTTCTCAAGTTATTATGGTACTAAAAATTAAGCACAAATTTAACACTTTATTGTACATAATCATCGacttgtttattaatttttgtacaGTCAAAAACTAAAGGGGCCTTTAAAGATTCTGGATCTTAATCTTTTTGTGGAACTAAGAACAGAATCTGTCACACTGATGCAGCGACAATTATATTTTCCTCTTTgcattatgataataaaaattactgtGTAGGTGAATAAATGGACTGTATTTTAGAAACCCTTTGATCATGAAATCTGTTTCATGTTGCAAATACTTTTAGGAATAAATGGAATGTATTTTAGAAACTCTTTGATCATGAGGTGAATAAATGGACTGTATTTTAGAAACCCTTTGATCATGAAATCTGTTTCATGTTGCAAATA harbors:
- the LOC108347645 gene encoding PHD finger protein ALFIN-LIKE 1 isoform X2 translates to MQMASTPRTVEEIFKDYTARRTAIVRALSQDVDEFYGLCDPDKENLCLYGHPNETWEVTLPAEEVPPELPEPALGINFARDGMNRRDWLSLVAVHSDSWLLSVAFYLGARLNRNERKRLFGLINDLPTVFEVVTERKPVKDKPTADSGSKSRSSTKRSSDGQVKSNPKFADEGYEEEDDEHSETLCGSCGGNYNADEFWIGCDICERWFHGKCVKITPAKAESIKQYKCPSCSLRRGRP
- the LOC108347645 gene encoding PHD finger protein ALFIN-LIKE 1 isoform X1; protein product: MQMASTPRTVEEIFKDYTARRTAIVRALSQDVDEFYGLCDPDKENLCLYGHPNETWEVTLPAEEVPPELPEPALGINFARDGMNRRDWLSLVAVHSDSWLLSVAFYLGARLNRNERKRLFGLINDLPTVFEVVTERKPVKDKPTADSGSKSRSSTKVSVVRSSDGQVKSNPKFADEGYEEEDDEHSETLCGSCGGNYNADEFWIGCDICERWFHGKCVKITPAKAESIKQYKCPSCSLRRGRP